In a single window of the Halobaculum lipolyticum genome:
- a CDS encoding dihydrofolate reductase: protein MVELVSVAAVADNGVIGDEGELPWPSIPADKEQYRSRIADAPVILGRTTFESMRDDLPGSAQIVLSRSVDAFDVDTAHHAADVEEAVAVAASLGADTAYVIGGAAIYDLFQPHVDRMALSRVHGEYEGDSFYPEWDETDFELVESTAYDRFTLEEWVRVDDAETADTAETGDTADTADTADAGTGS, encoded by the coding sequence ATGGTCGAACTCGTGTCCGTCGCGGCGGTCGCGGACAACGGCGTGATCGGCGACGAGGGCGAACTCCCGTGGCCCTCCATCCCCGCCGACAAGGAGCAGTACCGCTCGCGCATCGCTGACGCCCCCGTGATCCTCGGGCGGACGACGTTCGAGTCGATGCGCGACGACCTCCCCGGCTCGGCCCAGATCGTGCTCTCGCGCAGCGTCGACGCCTTCGACGTCGACACGGCACACCACGCCGCCGACGTCGAGGAGGCGGTCGCGGTCGCGGCGTCGCTCGGCGCCGACACGGCGTACGTCATCGGCGGGGCGGCGATCTACGACCTGTTCCAGCCCCACGTCGACCGGATGGCGCTGTCGCGCGTCCACGGCGAGTACGAGGGCGACTCGTTCTACCCGGAGTGGGACGAGACCGACTTCGAGTTGGTCGAGTCGACCGCCTACGACCGCTTCACGCTGGAGGAGTGGGTGCGCGTAGACGACGCCGAGACCGCCGACACTGCCGAGACCGGCGACACCGCCGACACCGCCGACACCGCCGACGCCGGGACCGGCTCGTAG
- a CDS encoding CoA-binding protein, whose protein sequence is MPVTDDDGLRELLSMDPVAVVGCSTTPGKAAHDVPAYLRDHGYEVIPVNPYADEIFGREAYDSLADVEEEIGLVDVFRPSDEVAGVVDDVLARHEDRGDVDGVWLQLGIADDEALARAEDAGLRTTQDRCMKVEHGRLLG, encoded by the coding sequence ATGCCAGTCACCGACGACGACGGCCTGCGCGAACTGCTCTCGATGGACCCGGTCGCGGTCGTCGGCTGTTCGACGACCCCCGGCAAGGCCGCCCACGACGTCCCCGCGTACCTGCGGGACCACGGCTACGAGGTGATCCCGGTGAACCCCTACGCCGACGAGATCTTCGGCCGCGAGGCGTACGACTCGCTCGCGGACGTCGAGGAGGAGATCGGACTCGTCGACGTGTTCCGCCCGAGCGACGAGGTCGCGGGCGTCGTCGACGACGTGCTCGCCCGCCACGAGGACCGCGGCGACGTCGACGGCGTGTGGCTCCAGTTGGGCATCGCCGACGACGAGGCGCTCGCGCGCGCCGAGGACGCGGGGCTACGGACGACCCAGGACAGGTGCATGAAAGTCGAGCACGGCCGGCTGCTGGGGTAG
- a CDS encoding carboxymuconolactone decarboxylase family protein, with protein sequence MATTSATDAYDRTVTEIEETIGIVPGFFGDLNQDDLVDEWPTFRRMALEETEIPAKYKELINLAVASNLKCPYCIHFHREAAKMHGASDEELAEVAFLAGYTPRYSSMIHAQEYDLGTFKNEFGQIAAHLQSQMPADD encoded by the coding sequence ATGGCAACCACATCGGCGACAGACGCGTACGACCGGACGGTCACCGAGATCGAGGAGACGATCGGCATCGTCCCCGGCTTCTTCGGCGACCTGAACCAGGACGACTTGGTCGACGAGTGGCCGACGTTCCGGCGGATGGCCCTCGAGGAGACCGAGATCCCGGCGAAGTACAAGGAACTGATCAACCTCGCGGTCGCCTCGAATCTGAAGTGCCCCTACTGCATCCACTTCCACCGCGAGGCGGCGAAGATGCACGGGGCGAGCGACGAGGAGCTGGCGGAGGTGGCGTTCCTGGCGGGGTACACGCCGCGCTACAGCAGCATGATCCACGCGCAGGAGTACGACCTCGGCACGTTCAAAAACGAGTTCGGGCAGATCGCCGCGCACCTGCAGTCGCAGATGCCCGCCGACGACTGA
- a CDS encoding diacylglycerol/lipid kinase family protein gives MQIGSRRCLVNPHSGTADHAERVRRAMEARGFAVTDTDSADHTVALAAAAGREGVSTLAVCGGDGTVNDALRGLSRADALGEVTLAVLPAGTANLLADNLGIESLDHGIELSDTGEARALDVGVAAGTDGESTEPFLVSCIAGLPANASTDTPGELKARFGTLAFLVTGARETVAFDGLDVRVESPTASWAGEALCVLVGNSRKFVGEGGQADMEDGQFDVVVAERMPAPGIAVEAAIHRLLGEETPGVTHFRTGDLHVAADDGEAITFSRDGEVSTHERLDFRALPGALDVRVGEGYVPHPE, from the coding sequence ATGCAGATCGGTTCGCGTCGCTGTCTCGTCAACCCCCACAGCGGCACCGCCGACCACGCCGAGCGGGTGCGCCGGGCGATGGAGGCGCGCGGCTTCGCCGTGACCGACACCGACAGCGCCGACCACACGGTCGCGCTGGCGGCGGCGGCGGGCCGGGAGGGCGTCTCCACGCTCGCGGTGTGTGGCGGCGACGGCACCGTCAACGACGCGCTCCGCGGGCTGTCCCGTGCGGACGCGCTGGGCGAGGTGACGCTCGCGGTCCTCCCGGCCGGCACCGCGAACCTCCTCGCGGACAACCTCGGCATCGAGTCGCTCGACCACGGCATCGAACTGTCGGACACCGGCGAGGCGCGCGCGCTCGACGTGGGCGTCGCGGCGGGGACCGACGGCGAGTCGACCGAGCCGTTCCTCGTGTCGTGTATCGCCGGCCTGCCGGCGAACGCCAGCACCGACACCCCGGGGGAGCTGAAAGCCCGGTTCGGCACGCTCGCGTTCCTCGTCACCGGCGCCCGCGAGACGGTGGCGTTCGACGGGCTGGACGTGCGCGTCGAGTCGCCGACGGCGTCGTGGGCCGGCGAGGCGCTGTGTGTCCTCGTCGGCAACTCGCGCAAGTTCGTCGGCGAGGGCGGGCAAGCCGACATGGAGGACGGCCAGTTCGACGTGGTCGTCGCCGAGCGGATGCCCGCCCCGGGCATCGCCGTCGAGGCGGCGATCCACCGACTCCTCGGCGAGGAGACGCCCGGCGTCACCCACTTCCGGACGGGCGACCTCCACGTCGCCGCCGACGACGGGGAGGCGATCACGTTCAGCCGCGACGGCGAGGTGTCGACCCACGAGCGCCTCGACTTCCGAGCGCTCCCGGGCGCGCTGGACGTCCGCGTCGGCGAGGGGTACGTCCCGCATCCGGAGTGA
- a CDS encoding flavin-containing monooxygenase has protein sequence MSSPEQLSDGDVDHATETAQAYLEELEDAMRREDAAAAAELFCAESYWRDLVAFTWNIKTVENPSGVEDMLEETLAHTGPSDFELSEPAEEEDGIITAWFTFETEVGRGEGVVRLKDGGAWTFLTALTELKGHEEPMGRDRPIGAEPVADPDRKTWTERREEELENLGYTEQPHTVIVGGGQGGIALGARLRQLGVPTIIVEKNDRPGDSWRNRYKGLALHDPVWYDHLPYIKFPDNWPVFSPKDKLGDWLEMYTKVMELNYWSNTEATSAQYDEETGTWEVEVNRDGEELVLRPEELVMATGMSGKPNVPDLDGEERFSGEVHHSSEHPGPDEKYEGKSVVVVGSNNSAHDICEGLWEVGANVTMVQRSSTHVVKTDTLLEHGLGDLYSERAVENGIDTHRADMIFASVPYRIMNEFEKPKYDKMREIDADFYEALEDAGFMIDFGPDDSGLFMKYLRRGSGYYIDTGASQLIIDREVEVANGQVTEFTEDAIRLEDGTELPADLVVYATGYGSMNGWVAGLVDEETARQAGKVWGLGSDTPKDPGPWEGEERNMWKPTQVDQLWFHGGNLHQSRHYSLYLALQLKARYEEIPTPVYGRQEVHHEGI, from the coding sequence ATGAGCTCGCCAGAGCAGCTGTCCGATGGCGACGTGGACCATGCGACCGAGACGGCACAGGCCTACCTGGAGGAGCTCGAGGATGCGATGCGCCGGGAGGATGCTGCCGCTGCGGCGGAGCTGTTCTGTGCGGAGAGCTACTGGCGCGACCTGGTCGCGTTTACCTGGAACATCAAGACGGTGGAGAATCCCAGCGGCGTCGAGGACATGCTCGAGGAGACACTCGCGCACACCGGTCCGTCGGACTTCGAGCTTAGCGAGCCGGCGGAGGAGGAAGATGGGATCATCACCGCCTGGTTCACCTTCGAGACCGAGGTGGGTCGGGGTGAAGGTGTCGTCCGGCTGAAAGACGGCGGTGCGTGGACCTTCCTGACCGCACTGACGGAGCTGAAGGGGCACGAGGAGCCCATGGGTAGAGACCGACCGATTGGCGCAGAGCCAGTTGCGGACCCAGACCGCAAGACGTGGACAGAGCGCCGTGAGGAGGAGCTGGAGAACCTGGGGTACACCGAGCAGCCGCACACCGTGATCGTCGGTGGGGGACAGGGCGGCATCGCACTCGGTGCACGGCTCCGCCAGCTCGGCGTGCCCACGATCATCGTCGAGAAGAACGACCGGCCGGGCGACTCCTGGCGCAACCGGTACAAGGGGCTCGCGCTGCACGACCCCGTCTGGTACGACCACCTCCCGTACATCAAGTTCCCCGACAACTGGCCGGTGTTCTCACCGAAGGACAAGCTCGGCGATTGGCTGGAGATGTACACGAAGGTGATGGAGTTGAACTACTGGTCGAACACCGAGGCCACCAGTGCACAGTACGACGAGGAGACGGGCACCTGGGAGGTCGAGGTCAACCGCGATGGTGAGGAACTCGTGTTGCGCCCAGAGGAACTCGTGATGGCGACGGGCATGAGCGGCAAGCCCAACGTCCCCGACCTCGACGGCGAGGAGCGCTTCAGCGGCGAGGTACACCACTCGTCCGAGCACCCCGGACCCGACGAGAAGTACGAGGGCAAGTCCGTAGTAGTGGTGGGCTCGAACAACTCGGCCCACGACATCTGTGAGGGGCTCTGGGAGGTCGGCGCGAACGTGACGATGGTGCAGCGGTCGTCGACGCACGTCGTCAAGACGGACACACTGCTGGAGCACGGACTCGGTGATCTGTACTCCGAGCGGGCCGTCGAGAACGGCATCGACACCCACCGAGCGGACATGATCTTCGCATCCGTCCCGTACCGAATCATGAACGAGTTCGAAAAACCCAAATATGACAAGATGAGGGAGATCGACGCCGACTTTTACGAGGCGCTCGAGGACGCTGGCTTCATGATCGACTTTGGTCCGGACGACTCGGGGCTGTTCATGAAGTACCTCCGCCGTGGCTCGGGCTACTACATCGACACCGGCGCCAGTCAGCTCATCATCGACAGAGAGGTCGAGGTGGCCAATGGGCAGGTGACCGAGTTCACCGAGGACGCGATCCGGCTGGAGGATGGCACCGAACTCCCCGCCGACCTTGTCGTGTACGCCACGGGGTACGGCTCGATGAACGGCTGGGTGGCCGGCCTGGTGGATGAGGAGACGGCGCGGCAGGCGGGGAAGGTCTGGGGGCTCGGCTCAGACACACCCAAAGACCCCGGACCGTGGGAGGGCGAGGAGCGCAATATGTGGAAGCCGACGCAGGTGGACCAACTGTGGTTCCACGGTGGCAACCTGCACCAGTCACGTCACTACTCGCTGTATCTGGCGCTGCAGTTGAAGGCACGCTATGAGGAGATCCCCACGCCGGTGTACGGCAGGCAGGAGGTCCACCACGAGGGGATCTAG
- a CDS encoding MATE family efflux transporter produces the protein MSRLRRAGSALARALADAGVIDERRLRATTDLAWPRIVTGFAIMSKRTVDLALVGLVIGPTAVAGLTLANAFWMLAKFVAIGLAGGTVSLVSQNYGGGDGARAAAVVRLSVILSVLLAVPAVVGFGLGADALVDLLGEDADSVRYGAAYLAVVAPGLLFEFLNLVASRTYAGVGDTLTPMAVRAGGAVANIVLSGAFVLGLGMGVEGAALGTALATGLVTVVFAWGMTGRSYVRGHGASPVPLRLRGSDDDRELLAQIGRVSAPLVARRAAQGLVVFPLLAIAATFGPVAVAAVGVGRQVRALVGSFSWGFSIAASTLVGQELGRGDETEAEAYGRGITRLSVLVYLVAAAVVVALADPIAGVFVDDPANVALSADFVRVAAVSVVALGVDGSITGALRGAGDTRIPFVATLVGSYLAALPLAWAGTLLPALGVGGLLLALVAETAVPMVVNAARFRSNRWKAVSRQYRPDPAD, from the coding sequence GTGTCACGGCTCCGTCGCGCCGGGTCGGCGCTGGCCCGTGCGCTCGCCGACGCCGGCGTCATCGACGAGCGTCGCCTGCGCGCGACGACCGACCTCGCGTGGCCCCGCATCGTCACCGGGTTCGCGATCATGTCGAAGCGGACCGTGGATCTGGCGCTCGTGGGGCTGGTCATCGGGCCGACCGCGGTCGCGGGGCTGACGCTCGCCAACGCCTTCTGGATGCTCGCGAAGTTCGTCGCCATCGGGCTGGCCGGCGGCACCGTCTCGCTCGTCTCCCAGAACTACGGCGGCGGCGACGGCGCGCGCGCCGCCGCGGTCGTCCGTCTCAGCGTGATCCTGTCGGTCCTGCTGGCGGTGCCGGCGGTCGTCGGCTTCGGGCTGGGCGCCGACGCGCTGGTCGACCTGCTCGGCGAGGACGCCGACAGCGTCCGCTACGGCGCCGCCTACCTCGCGGTCGTCGCGCCGGGCCTGCTGTTCGAGTTCCTGAACCTCGTCGCCAGCCGGACGTACGCGGGCGTCGGCGACACGCTCACCCCGATGGCCGTGCGCGCCGGCGGGGCCGTCGCCAACATCGTCCTGTCGGGTGCGTTCGTCCTCGGGCTGGGAATGGGCGTCGAGGGCGCCGCCCTCGGCACCGCGCTGGCGACGGGGCTGGTGACGGTCGTGTTCGCGTGGGGGATGACCGGCCGGAGCTACGTGCGGGGACACGGCGCCAGCCCGGTGCCGCTGCGCCTGCGCGGGTCGGACGACGACCGCGAACTGCTCGCACAGATCGGGCGCGTCTCCGCACCGCTGGTCGCCCGTCGGGCCGCGCAGGGACTCGTCGTGTTCCCCCTGCTCGCCATCGCGGCCACGTTCGGCCCGGTCGCCGTCGCCGCCGTCGGCGTCGGGCGACAGGTTCGCGCGCTCGTCGGCAGTTTCTCGTGGGGCTTCTCGATCGCCGCGTCGACGCTCGTCGGGCAGGAACTCGGCCGGGGCGACGAGACCGAGGCGGAGGCGTACGGCCGCGGGATCACGCGGCTGTCGGTGCTGGTGTACCTCGTCGCCGCCGCGGTCGTGGTCGCGCTCGCGGACCCGATCGCGGGCGTGTTCGTCGACGACCCCGCGAACGTGGCGCTGTCGGCCGACTTCGTCCGCGTCGCCGCCGTGAGCGTCGTCGCGCTCGGGGTCGACGGCTCGATCACGGGGGCGCTGCGGGGCGCGGGCGACACCCGGATCCCGTTCGTCGCGACGCTGGTCGGCTCGTACCTCGCGGCGCTGCCGCTGGCGTGGGCCGGCACGCTGCTCCCCGCGCTGGGCGTCGGCGGGCTCTTGCTCGCGCTGGTGGCGGAGACGGCCGTCCCGATGGTCGTGAACGCCGCGCGGTTCCGCTCGAACCGGTGGAAAGCCGTCAGCAGGCAGTACCGCCCGGACCCGGCCGACTGA
- a CDS encoding VOC family protein: MHATAADFVFYNVDDIERAVSFYRDTLGLPLEAADEEAGWAEFAAPPTTLVLWHDRSGETQVPETGGDTDDGAAGNDDDGGEYGSGDGGGSGGGVALAVDDVESAVEELRAAGTAVHMDPIETSVCDMAVIGDPAGNTILLHRRHDGTTGRRDPFP; this comes from the coding sequence ATGCACGCGACCGCCGCGGACTTCGTGTTCTACAACGTCGACGACATCGAACGAGCCGTCTCCTTCTACCGGGACACGCTCGGCTTGCCGCTCGAAGCGGCCGACGAGGAGGCCGGCTGGGCGGAGTTCGCGGCGCCGCCGACGACGCTCGTGCTGTGGCACGACCGGTCCGGCGAGACGCAGGTGCCGGAGACCGGCGGCGACACGGACGACGGAGCCGCAGGGAACGACGACGACGGGGGCGAGTACGGGAGCGGTGACGGCGGCGGCAGCGGCGGCGGCGTCGCCCTCGCGGTCGACGACGTCGAGTCGGCGGTCGAGGAACTGCGGGCGGCGGGGACGGCCGTCCACATGGACCCGATCGAGACCTCGGTGTGTGACATGGCGGTGATCGGCGACCCCGCGGGCAACACGATCCTCCTCCACCGCCGCCACGACGGCACGACGGGCCGGCGCGACCCGTTCCCCTGA
- a CDS encoding HalOD1 output domain-containing protein, giving the protein MVAESRLPIAVVEAIATSRGVEPLDLEFSLHEWIDGDVLNALSGLAGDDWRFAFTVDGQRVTVEGDGSIFVDGTRISGLPNSRE; this is encoded by the coding sequence ATGGTAGCCGAGTCGCGGCTCCCGATCGCGGTCGTCGAGGCGATCGCCACCTCCCGTGGTGTGGAGCCGCTCGACCTGGAGTTCAGCCTCCACGAGTGGATCGACGGCGACGTGTTGAACGCGCTCTCGGGGCTGGCGGGCGACGACTGGCGGTTCGCGTTCACCGTGGACGGCCAGCGGGTCACCGTCGAGGGCGACGGCAGCATCTTCGTCGACGGCACGCGGATCTCCGGGCTGCCGAACTCTCGGGAGTGA
- a CDS encoding DUF7504 family protein, whose protein sequence is MYDVESLGTEIEPGSNVLVTGPPLSGKRELALDVLAEGTRDGEGAIMVTTKDSADRLLKQFEKREPYEGRPVAVVDTVTRQQGVGDVRDSDRIKYTSSPVDMTGIGIKLSEFLEAFYKDRGIRQNRVMVHSLSTLLMYSDLQTVFRFLHVFTGRIQSVDGLGLYCIDSTAHDDQTMNTLKQLFDGIIETREDGEPSVRLANA, encoded by the coding sequence ATGTACGACGTCGAGTCCCTCGGGACCGAGATCGAACCCGGCTCGAACGTCCTGGTCACCGGCCCGCCGCTGAGCGGCAAGCGCGAGTTGGCGCTGGACGTGCTCGCGGAGGGCACCCGCGACGGCGAGGGCGCGATCATGGTGACGACGAAGGACTCGGCCGACCGCCTCCTCAAACAGTTCGAGAAGCGCGAGCCGTACGAGGGCCGCCCGGTCGCGGTCGTCGACACCGTCACGCGCCAACAGGGGGTCGGCGACGTGCGTGACAGCGACCGCATCAAGTACACCTCCTCCCCGGTCGACATGACCGGCATCGGGATCAAGCTCTCGGAGTTCCTGGAGGCGTTCTACAAGGACCGCGGCATCCGTCAGAACCGCGTGATGGTCCACTCGCTGTCGACCCTCCTCATGTACTCGGACCTCCAGACGGTGTTCCGCTTCCTCCACGTGTTCACCGGCCGGATCCAGAGCGTCGACGGACTGGGCCTGTACTGCATCGACTCGACGGCCCACGACGACCAGACCATGAACACGCTGAAACAGCTGTTCGACGGCATCATCGAGACGCGCGAGGACGGCGAGCCGTCCGTGCGGCTGGCGAACGCCTGA
- a CDS encoding DUF7344 domain-containing protein, which translates to MDGLDLTVDELYEVLSDGTRRRLLWTMLDRGHPGGVDVPEELPGADGSRRRTRIRFQHVHLPKLVRTGLVRWDDDRGELRMGPAFDRAEPLLSAARDRERTVQLPGAV; encoded by the coding sequence ATGGACGGACTCGATCTCACCGTCGACGAACTCTACGAGGTGCTGAGCGACGGGACGCGCCGACGGCTGCTGTGGACGATGCTGGATCGCGGTCACCCCGGCGGCGTCGACGTGCCGGAGGAACTCCCGGGGGCCGACGGGAGTCGCCGGCGGACCCGTATCCGGTTCCAGCACGTCCACCTCCCCAAGCTGGTCCGGACGGGACTCGTCCGCTGGGACGACGACCGCGGGGAGCTGCGGATGGGACCGGCGTTCGACCGCGCCGAACCGCTGTTGTCGGCCGCGCGCGACCGCGAGCGGACCGTGCAGCTCCCGGGGGCGGTGTGA
- a CDS encoding enoyl-CoA hydratase/isomerase family protein, with amino-acid sequence MTDTGADGGDGDGGPDGKGDPDGDAAPTPEAVAADCTVVDCAVGDRVPGVATVTLDRPEARNALNGRMRTELTAVLEAIGSPDSGVRVVVLTGADGAKAFVAGADVGELRERDMVEQRRASERPRVYERVADLRQPVIARVNGHALGGGCELAQACDVRIAHERAKLGQPEINLGIIPGGGGTQRLVRLVGEGQAMKLILSGELIDAAEAADIGLVDEVHGDDGFDERVYDLAASMAEQSPLALEYAKTAVRAASRMGLDEGIDYESELFVGLFATADKDEGIDAFFEDREPEWEGR; translated from the coding sequence ATGACCGACACGGGTGCCGACGGCGGCGACGGCGACGGCGGTCCCGACGGCAAGGGCGACCCCGACGGCGACGCGGCCCCGACCCCCGAGGCCGTCGCGGCCGACTGCACCGTGGTCGACTGTGCGGTCGGCGACCGCGTGCCCGGCGTGGCGACGGTGACGCTCGACCGGCCGGAGGCGCGAAACGCGCTGAACGGCCGGATGCGGACGGAGTTGACCGCGGTGTTGGAGGCGATCGGATCGCCCGACAGCGGCGTCCGGGTCGTCGTGCTCACGGGCGCCGACGGGGCGAAGGCGTTCGTCGCCGGCGCCGACGTCGGGGAGTTGCGCGAGCGCGACATGGTCGAACAGCGCCGGGCCAGCGAGCGGCCCCGGGTGTACGAGCGCGTCGCCGACCTCAGACAGCCGGTGATCGCCCGAGTCAACGGCCACGCGCTCGGCGGCGGCTGCGAGCTGGCGCAGGCGTGCGACGTCCGGATCGCCCACGAGCGGGCGAAACTGGGGCAGCCCGAGATCAACCTCGGGATCATCCCCGGCGGCGGCGGCACCCAGCGCCTCGTCCGCCTCGTCGGCGAGGGGCAGGCGATGAAGCTGATCCTCTCGGGCGAGCTGATCGACGCCGCCGAGGCGGCCGACATCGGTCTCGTGGACGAGGTCCACGGCGACGACGGGTTCGACGAGCGGGTGTACGACCTCGCGGCGTCGATGGCGGAGCAGAGTCCCCTCGCGCTGGAGTACGCGAAGACCGCGGTGCGGGCGGCGTCGCGGATGGGACTCGACGAGGGGATCGACTACGAGTCCGAACTGTTCGTCGGGCTGTTCGCGACCGCCGACAAGGACGAGGGCATCGACGCGTTCTTCGAGGACCGCGAGCCGGAGTGGGAGGGGCGGTAG
- a CDS encoding 3-hydroxyacyl-CoA dehydrogenase family protein, with product MRITVLGAGTMGSGIAHAAATAGHEVALRDVEASYVEDGIDGIDATLAEGVERGKVTDAERAAALDRITGTTELAEAAAGADLVVEAVPEDAELKRETLADVETHVDDDAVLASNTSALSVTELAGALERPERLLGLHFFNPVHLMGLVEVVVAERTDDATLATARAFVDSLGKETVEVRDSPGFASSRLGVALGVEAIRMYETGVAGVADIDAAMELGYNHPMGPLELTDVVGLDVRLDILEHLREELGERFRPPQALKRKVHAGKLGKKTGEGFYVWADGEAVRPADEPAAGDADGAGAER from the coding sequence ATGCGTATCACGGTACTCGGCGCGGGGACGATGGGGAGCGGCATCGCACACGCCGCCGCGACCGCGGGCCACGAGGTCGCCTTGCGCGACGTGGAGGCGTCGTACGTCGAGGACGGCATCGACGGGATCGACGCCACGCTCGCCGAGGGCGTCGAGCGCGGGAAGGTGACGGACGCCGAGCGGGCGGCCGCCCTCGACCGGATCACGGGCACCACGGAGCTCGCCGAAGCCGCCGCGGGCGCGGACCTCGTCGTCGAGGCGGTGCCGGAGGACGCCGAGCTGAAGCGGGAGACGCTCGCGGACGTCGAGACACACGTCGACGACGACGCGGTGCTGGCGTCGAACACCTCCGCGCTGTCGGTGACCGAACTGGCCGGCGCGCTGGAACGGCCGGAGCGACTGCTCGGACTGCACTTCTTCAACCCCGTCCACCTGATGGGGCTGGTCGAGGTCGTCGTCGCCGAGCGGACCGACGACGCGACGCTGGCGACCGCCCGGGCGTTCGTCGACTCGCTCGGGAAAGAGACCGTCGAGGTGCGGGACTCGCCGGGGTTCGCCTCCTCGCGGCTCGGCGTCGCCCTCGGCGTCGAGGCGATCCGGATGTACGAGACGGGCGTCGCGGGCGTCGCCGACATCGACGCCGCGATGGAGTTGGGGTACAACCACCCGATGGGACCGCTGGAGCTGACCGACGTCGTCGGGCTGGACGTCCGCCTCGACATCCTCGAGCACCTCCGCGAGGAGTTGGGCGAACGCTTCCGGCCGCCGCAGGCGCTCAAGCGGAAGGTGCACGCGGGGAAGCTGGGGAAGAAGACCGGCGAGGGGTTCTACGTCTGGGCGGACGGCGAGGCGGTGCGCCCCGCCGACGAGCCGGCCGCGGGAGACGCCGACGGCGCGGGGGCGGAGCGATGA
- a CDS encoding geranylgeranylglycerol-phosphate geranylgeranyltransferase, with amino-acid sequence MAATRTLGGYLELARVGNAVAAGVLTFVGAFVAGGLGSVGAVALAVVATVAATGAGNAVNDYFDRDIDAVNRPDRPIPSGRVSARAAAAFAAALFLAAVVAAVSLPPLALAIAVANLSALVAYTQLFKGLPAVGNLVVAYLTGSTFLFGAAAVGPIAPPTWTLFGLAATATFAREVVKDVEDVAGDREEGLRTLPIVVGERAALSLATVVMAAATLASALPVVGGTFGLAYLALVVPADATMLGATVWGFRDPSTAQTWIKRGTFLAAAAFVAGRAATVIA; translated from the coding sequence ATGGCAGCGACACGGACGCTCGGCGGCTATCTCGAGCTCGCCCGCGTCGGCAACGCGGTCGCGGCGGGCGTGTTGACGTTCGTCGGCGCGTTCGTCGCGGGCGGGCTGGGGTCTGTGGGCGCGGTCGCGCTGGCGGTCGTCGCGACCGTCGCGGCGACGGGTGCGGGCAACGCTGTCAACGACTACTTCGACCGCGACATCGACGCCGTGAACCGACCGGATCGCCCGATCCCGAGCGGCCGGGTGTCGGCGCGCGCGGCGGCGGCGTTCGCGGCGGCGCTGTTCCTCGCGGCGGTGGTCGCGGCCGTCTCGCTCCCGCCGTTGGCGCTGGCGATCGCGGTGGCGAACCTGTCGGCGTTAGTGGCGTACACGCAGCTGTTCAAGGGACTACCGGCGGTCGGAAACCTCGTCGTCGCCTACCTCACCGGCTCGACGTTCCTGTTCGGCGCGGCGGCGGTGGGACCGATCGCGCCGCCGACGTGGACGCTGTTCGGGCTGGCGGCGACGGCGACGTTCGCGCGGGAGGTCGTGAAGGACGTGGAGGACGTGGCGGGCGACCGCGAGGAGGGACTGCGGACGCTGCCGATCGTGGTGGGCGAGCGCGCGGCGCTGTCGCTGGCGACGGTCGTGATGGCGGCGGCGACGCTCGCGAGCGCGCTCCCGGTCGTCGGCGGGACGTTCGGACTGGCGTACCTCGCGCTGGTCGTGCCCGCGGACGCGACGATGCTCGGGGCGACCGTGTGGGGGTTTCGGGACCCCTCGACGGCCCAGACGTGGATCAAACGGGGGACGTTCCTGGCGGCGGCGGCGTTCGTCGCGGGGCGCGCCGCCACGGTGATCGCGTGA